In Chitinophaga oryzae, the sequence ATCCAGGAGGCGGTCCAGCGGTTCTGCAGCAGCGCCGGGTTAGGAGGCAGCTGGCTGTGTCCGGGCAATGAGCTGATGCAGCAAAGTAAGATCAGCAAAGGATATACGTGGAATCTCATGTTGAAGCTTTTAAATGTAAGCAGTGCCGGTAAATTAATGTCTAATATTTATACCCGGAAGAAAATATGACCGGCGGACAGGACAGTACAGGATGCGCTGCAGGGCGGTTGTAAATAATTCTGTACTTTTGCGCCGCTTTGACCAATTTTAACAGAATGCGCATTCATTCGACAAACCGTACCATTCTTATATTTCTGCTGACGGGCCTGTGTGGCCGGGCAGCCGCCCAGCAGCGTCCCGACACTGCCATGGCCACACACAGCCTCGATGAGGTGATTGTACATGAAAACAGGCTGGCAGCGCCATTAAAGGCCGCCAATCGCAATATTACCATCATCAGCCGTAAACAGATAGACGCACTGGCGGTTACTTCCATCAACGAGGTGCTGGCCTTTGTGCCGGGCCTGGACGTGCGTCAGCGCGGCCCGGGAGGCGTACAGGCAGATATCGGCATCGACGGCGGTACCTTTGACCAGACGCTGGTATTGCTGAACGGTATCAAAATTACCGATCCGCAAACCGGCCACAATATGATGAACCTGCCCGTTGACCTCAACGATGTAGACCACATCGAAGTGCTCCGGGGCGCGGCGGCGAGGGTATATGGTATCAACGCCCTCAACGGCGCCATCAATATCATCACCCGTCAGCCGAAAGAAACAGGCGCTGTTGTCCGCGCCCATGCCGGCAGCAGTTTCAAAAAAGACGAAAAAAACAAGTTGTACAGTGGTTACGGCGTCGGGGCCACGGGTACGCTGATGACCGGCAACGCCGGCCAGTCGCTGTCGCTCAGCGCCAACAGCGGCAACGGTTACCGCTACAATACGGCGTATGACAACTACCGGGCGTTTTACCAGGGCGCTTTTCAACCGGCAGCCAACCACGACATCCGTGCGCTGGCCGGTTTTGTGAAAAACAGCTACGGCGCCAACGGTTTTTATGCCGCTCCCGGCGACAAGGAATCGGAAGAAACCGTGAAGACCTTCCTGGCGGCAGTCAGCGATAAGATACAGATCAGCAAAAACTGGGAGATGACGCCCAGGGTGAGTTACCGTTATACGGAAGACAATTACCTCTACGTTAAACAAAATAAAGCAGGCGCCAACCTGCACGACAACAACATCGTGGACGTGGAGCTGAACAACCGTTTTGAAACGGCCATCGGGTCTTTCGGGGCCGGCGCTGAAGCACGTTATGAAGCCATCAACAGTAATAACCTCGGCATTCATGAACGCACCAACATTGGTATCTACGGTGAGTATAAAAGCAGGGCCGACAAACGGTTCAGCTTTTCCGTCGGCGGTTACCTGAACTATAACTCCGCGTATGGCTGGCAGTTCTTCCCCGGCGCAGATGCGGGTTTTAACCTCACTTCCGATCTGAAGCTATATGCCAACGTTGGAACGGCGCAACGCCTGCCGACGTATACCGACCTGTATTATAAAAGTCCTGCTATACTCGGGAATGCCAGCCTGGGCGTGGAGAAAGCGACCTATATGGAAGCCGGCATCCGTAAGTACAGCGGTAAGTTCTCTTTTTCCGGCAGTGTGTTCTACCGCCAGATATCCGATTTTATCGATTATGTGAAAGACAGCCTGCCGCAGCCATGGCAGCCGCAGAATTTCCAGCGGGCGGACACCAAAGGTTTTTCCCTGCAGACCGGTTATACCACTACCTTTGCTTCCGGCGTATTTAACAGCTTTGCCGCCAACGCGGGTTATAACTATCTGTCACCTTCTTTTAAGGGAGATGACAACAGTAAAAAGATTTCCCGCTATGTGATTGAAAGTCTGCGCCACCAGCTTACCGCCGGCGTAAGAGCCTCACTGTTGCAGCACTGGATGGTGTCCGCTACTGCGCGTTACAATATGCGTATCAATTATAAGGACTATACCGTGGTGGATGCTCGTATTGCTTACCAGCAGCGCCGTTTCCAGGTGTATGCAGATGCTGGTAATCTGCTGGATGTGACCTATGTGGAAGCCGGGGCGGTGCCTATGCCCGGCAGATGGGTAACACTGGGAGGCCTGGTGAAATTTTAGACAAAAGGTGTTTTAAAAATAAAGGGAGATGAACAGGTGCTGTTCATCTCCTTTTTTATGGATGCACGATCAGGCTGGCGCCAGGGATGTCTTTTTCATTTACCCCGCCATGCAGCAGTACGGTGTACGCTTTGCCGGCTTCCAGCTGTAGCCCGGAGAGGGAGGGGATATTCAATACCCGTCCGCCGGAGCTGACGGTCAGAGAAGTCGTACCTGCGTCTACGTTAGTAAACGGCCCCAGTTCATAAGCAGCGCCTGACAGGTTGCCCCCGCCGGCGCTGCCATAACCCACCTTTTCAAACCAGACTTTCCCGACACCCTGTTGCAGCAGCGTCACCTGTACTTCGCCGGTACCAGCCGCGAAGTGGAGGAAGCGCAGTTTTGCCTTGCCGGCAGGGGATTTGCTCAGGTCATCGTAAAACAATACCAGTGTGTCTTTGCTGCGGTCGTTCTTTTTGGCTGCTGCGATAACGGTATGGTAGTAGCCGGCGATAGGGCCGTTAGGGCCTCCTGTTTCCGTATAGGCGGCGCTGTTACCAAACTGGCGCGAAGCCTTGTAGCTGGTCCCGCTTCCTTCCGTAAAATTGATCTGGACATTGCCAAAGGTGGTGGGCAGGTAGGGAGAAGCCTGATTGACCGCCACCGCGGTGGTGGTGACCTGTTGGGTAAAGGTCCAGAACTGTATGCCGGTGGCTGCAGGCCGGGCGTTGACGAAACTGATGTAGGCGCTGAGCGGCGGCCTGTCGGCGGCGTTTACATCGAGGTAATCGCTTTTGGTGCATGCGCTCAGCGTCAGCAGTATAAAGGGAAAATATCTTTTCATATATGACGATGGTTTTAAAATTTGCCGGCGAGCCGTACAAACGGCTGGATACCGGCGTTGCCGTTTTGTATGCCTACAATGGTTGGATTGCGGAGGCCTGAAATGGCCTGATCGGTATAATCACCCAGCACGTTGAACACGTTATTGACGCCCAGTGTCACCTGGATGGCTTTGCTGATATGGTATCCGGCGGACAGGTCGGTGACCCAGACGGGTTTCAGCTCCTGGAAGTAATAGTCCGGTTTGGGAAAGGTGGCGTTCTGCGCGGTGGCGGTAGTCACCGACCCGAAATACACCGTGCGCAGCAACAGTGACCATCGGGGCGTAGTCCAGCTGCCCTGCAGGGTGATCTTCTGTCCGGGGATGTTGGTCGTTACCCTGGCTCTTTCCGCTTCGCTGAAGATCACGTATTGGTATTCTTCCAGTCCTTTCGGGGTATTGATATGCGTCACTTCATTCTTCACAAAATTACCGCCTGCCAGCAGTTGTATCTGTCCGTTTTCCAGCGGGATGCGGTAGCTGGCGGTTATTTCAATGCCTTTGGTGCGGGTGCTGAAGGCGTTGTAAAAGAACTTGGCCTGTGTGGTGCCGGTTTGCAGCAGCAGGGCGCGGACGTCAGCCGGCAGATGGGTGTCGGCGGCCGAGAAGTTACCGGTATTGCCTACACGGTTTTTGATGTCCACGTAGTAGGCGTCGGCGGTAATTTCTGCGTTGGGTACGGGCTGGGAGGTAATACCGGCGGCATAACCGGTAGAGCGTTCCGGTGTGAGCGATGGGATGCCTAATGCCCGGGTGGCGGCGCTTTTGTTGGATGCTGTTACCAGGTCTACAGCGCGGCCCTGTTGGAAGGTGGTAGATGTTTCCGTGTAATAGAACTGCGCCAGGTCGGGTGCACGGAAGCCGGTGTTGGCGGAGGCGCGGATGCTCAGCCATGGTGCGAAGCTGTAGCGGGAGGCCACTTTGCCGGTGGTGACATTGCCGAAATCGGAAAAGTTCTCTGCGCGTACGGCGGCGGACACGAGCCACTGACGGGTGATTTTAGCTTCTACGTCTGCATAGGCGGCTACGATAGAGCGACTGACATTCACTTCATTGACCGGCCGGAAGCCTGCATGGATCTGCGATCCGGGAGACAGGCCGTTGAGCGCCAGCCATCCGGCGTCGGAGAGATAGGGGACGCCGGCGGCGCTGGTATCTACGCGGTAAACGGGGCGCAGGTCTCCTTTGATATAGGACGCTTCTTCACCGGCAATGATCTGGTAGGTTTCCGTGCGGTATTGTGCACCGAACGCGATGTTGAGCCCATGGAGCGCCTGTTTGAAGTAGCGGCTGATGTCCAGGCTGGCAGTGTTCTGCACGCCGTTGTATTTGCCGGCGTCAAAGGTGGTGGGGCTTTTGGCGCCCAGGCTGGCGTTCAATGAGTTGGTGATGACATTACTGAAATCGTTTTTGCCGTATACGTTGGACAGGTCGATCTTCCATTGGTTGACCGTGGTTTTCACGCCGATGGCGGCGGACTTGTCAGTGATACCGTTGTCCATGGCGGGCAGGAAGCCGTCGGGGTACAGGGTGGTATTGTTGCGTTCCGTCCAGCCGGGGAGGCGGTATACCGCGGTGAACTGCGAGTTGCGGCGGCTGATACCGCCGAAGGCATATATTTCCGTCTCGTCTCTAACGGGGATGGCTGTATTAAAAAAGAGCAGTGCGTCTTTGGCTTTGTTGGAACCGGGGCTGCGCTGGTCGAAATGATGGCGGTCCAGGCCCCGGCTTTGCAGGATGGCGTCGTCGATAGCTTTGGTATAGATGGCGTCATAGCCCCTGGTATTGGCGCCACCGCCGTAGACGGGCCCGATGTACAGGCCCGCCTCATCGTGGCCGGATGGCAGGGCGATGGCTTGTGTGGCAAATTCAGCGGTCACGTTAAAGAAGCCGCCTGCCTGTCCTACCCGTGTGCCGTAGTTGATGCCGGTGCGGGTGATGACGCCGTCGCCTCTGCGTCGTGTGCTGGCCGTGGTATTCACAAGGATATGGTTTGTTTGTTTTTTCAGCACGATGTTGATCACACCGGCGATAGCGTCGGAGCCGTATTGTGCGGCGGCGCCGTCGCGCAGTATCTCCACGCGGTCGATGGCGCTGACGGGGATGGTATTGAGGTCGTAACCGGTAGCGCCGTTGCCGAGGCCGCCCCAGTTGATGTTGGCGCTTTTATGACGGCGTTTGCCGTTCACCAGCACCAGCAACTGGTCTACGCCCAGGCCCCGCAGCTGGGCGAGGTTGAGGGCGGAGCCGGCGTCGCCCGCATTGCTGCCGTTGACGGAGTGAAAAGAAGGAGAGATGTATTGCAGCAGTTGTGTGATGCTGGTCTGTGGCGCTGATTCCTGCAGGGTTTTGATATCGATGATATCTACCGGCACGGGGGAGTTCAACTTGGTACGGTCTGCGCTGCGGGAGCCGACGATCTGTATTTCTCCCAGCTGCCGGGTAGTGTCGGTCAGGTGTTTGTCCTGTGCCGACAGGCTGTGAAAGAGCAACGGGGCAGTGACAGTGAGTATAAGTTTTTTCATGTATTGGTTGATGATCGTTAAGGGCGGTGAGTAAATCGGTCGTCGGTGAGTGCTACGAGGAAAGCTTCCAGGTCCTGTATTTCCTGTTCGCTCAGGTTCAGCGGCTTGCCCAGGGAGAGGTCTCTGCCAATGCCATCCGGTACTATGGCGTTGGGATTATTGTAGTAGACGATCACTTCGCGCAGCGTACGGAACATACCGTTATGCATATACGGAGCGGTAACGGCAACGTTGCGCAGTCCGGGCACTTTAAAAAAGCCTTTGTGGTGTTCGTCTTTGGTGATGTCGTAGCGGCCGGCGTCGTTCAGGGTGGTACCGTTGTACAGCCCGATGTTCTTGAAACGGTCGGCCGTAAAGTCTTCCCCGGAGTGGCAGTTGTTGCAGTTGGCTTTGCCGATGAACAGTATCCTGCCGCGTTTAGCCGGTTCCGTGAGGGCGTTATCGTCGCCGGCGATGAAGCGGTCGTAGGGGCTGTTGGCCGTTTCGAGTGTTTTCTCGTAGGCGGCCAGCGCCTGTGTGATATTGGTGGCAGTCGCCGGGCTGTTGAACACCTGTTGGAACAGTTGCCGGTAACGCTGACTGGCATTGAGCCGCTGCACGGCT encodes:
- a CDS encoding DUF4397 domain-containing protein, with the protein product MKRYFPFILLTLSACTKSDYLDVNAADRPPLSAYISFVNARPAATGIQFWTFTQQVTTTAVAVNQASPYLPTTFGNVQINFTEGSGTSYKASRQFGNSAAYTETGGPNGPIAGYYHTVIAAAKKNDRSKDTLVLFYDDLSKSPAGKAKLRFLHFAAGTGEVQVTLLQQGVGKVWFEKVGYGSAGGGNLSGAAYELGPFTNVDAGTTSLTVSSGGRVLNIPSLSGLQLEAGKAYTVLLHGGVNEKDIPGASLIVHP
- a CDS encoding cytochrome-c peroxidase; its protein translation is MTKLLPGMLCLCILLAGFRSGDPPTKAQLGEQLFFETLLSKNNSISCASCHQPQHGFADTAALSLGIHRTPTKRNTPGITNLSGRPSYFWDGRAATLEAQALQPIINPDEMGLPIEEAVQRLNASQRYRQLFQQVFNSPATATNITQALAAYEKTLETANSPYDRFIAGDDNALTEPAKRGRILFIGKANCNNCHSGEDFTADRFKNIGLYNGTTLNDAGRYDITKDEHHKGFFKVPGLRNVAVTAPYMHNGMFRTLREVIVYYNNPNAIVPDGIGRDLSLGKPLNLSEQEIQDLEAFLVALTDDRFTHRP
- a CDS encoding TonB-dependent receptor plug domain-containing protein, with amino-acid sequence MRIHSTNRTILIFLLTGLCGRAAAQQRPDTAMATHSLDEVIVHENRLAAPLKAANRNITIISRKQIDALAVTSINEVLAFVPGLDVRQRGPGGVQADIGIDGGTFDQTLVLLNGIKITDPQTGHNMMNLPVDLNDVDHIEVLRGAAARVYGINALNGAINIITRQPKETGAVVRAHAGSSFKKDEKNKLYSGYGVGATGTLMTGNAGQSLSLSANSGNGYRYNTAYDNYRAFYQGAFQPAANHDIRALAGFVKNSYGANGFYAAPGDKESEETVKTFLAAVSDKIQISKNWEMTPRVSYRYTEDNYLYVKQNKAGANLHDNNIVDVELNNRFETAIGSFGAGAEARYEAINSNNLGIHERTNIGIYGEYKSRADKRFSFSVGGYLNYNSAYGWQFFPGADAGFNLTSDLKLYANVGTAQRLPTYTDLYYKSPAILGNASLGVEKATYMEAGIRKYSGKFSFSGSVFYRQISDFIDYVKDSLPQPWQPQNFQRADTKGFSLQTGYTTTFASGVFNSFAANAGYNYLSPSFKGDDNSKKISRYVIESLRHQLTAGVRASLLQHWMVSATARYNMRINYKDYTVVDARIAYQQRRFQVYADAGNLLDVTYVEAGAVPMPGRWVTLGGLVKF
- a CDS encoding TonB-dependent receptor plug domain-containing protein — translated: MKKLILTVTAPLLFHSLSAQDKHLTDTTRQLGEIQIVGSRSADRTKLNSPVPVDIIDIKTLQESAPQTSITQLLQYISPSFHSVNGSNAGDAGSALNLAQLRGLGVDQLLVLVNGKRRHKSANINWGGLGNGATGYDLNTIPVSAIDRVEILRDGAAAQYGSDAIAGVINIVLKKQTNHILVNTTASTRRRGDGVITRTGINYGTRVGQAGGFFNVTAEFATQAIALPSGHDEAGLYIGPVYGGGANTRGYDAIYTKAIDDAILQSRGLDRHHFDQRSPGSNKAKDALLFFNTAIPVRDETEIYAFGGISRRNSQFTAVYRLPGWTERNNTTLYPDGFLPAMDNGITDKSAAIGVKTTVNQWKIDLSNVYGKNDFSNVITNSLNASLGAKSPTTFDAGKYNGVQNTASLDISRYFKQALHGLNIAFGAQYRTETYQIIAGEEASYIKGDLRPVYRVDTSAAGVPYLSDAGWLALNGLSPGSQIHAGFRPVNEVNVSRSIVAAYADVEAKITRQWLVSAAVRAENFSDFGNVTTGKVASRYSFAPWLSIRASANTGFRAPDLAQFYYTETSTTFQQGRAVDLVTASNKSAATRALGIPSLTPERSTGYAAGITSQPVPNAEITADAYYVDIKNRVGNTGNFSAADTHLPADVRALLLQTGTTQAKFFYNAFSTRTKGIEITASYRIPLENGQIQLLAGGNFVKNEVTHINTPKGLEEYQYVIFSEAERARVTTNIPGQKITLQGSWTTPRWSLLLRTVYFGSVTTATAQNATFPKPDYYFQELKPVWVTDLSAGYHISKAIQVTLGVNNVFNVLGDYTDQAISGLRNPTIVGIQNGNAGIQPFVRLAGKF